The Excalfactoria chinensis isolate bCotChi1 chromosome 10, bCotChi1.hap2, whole genome shotgun sequence genome has a segment encoding these proteins:
- the SPG11 gene encoding spatacsin, with translation MAGPNRELRVLLAARSGRARDAVRVRLSAGQDALGSLLPRHGICLRPLRPGGERSGVLPGAWADFVWDGTAERDPGENRTRIAAVSESHELFVYEVSREDGKCGPQPLHSCEETALKKLLQDNGISLSSISSLRILSFKDNKCVLLLNSFIVVHLTFPGEPSSCETCDCFTLDLPPPVLERITDINFCRGILFFLDSSGWIYVFDSFDGANLARINVWLCQGGVQDGDSRPTVTSPLTALKVSYDLSVAVIINSSSSACSVDLNKYFRQFPGHLICKSDPESLLLKPPEGVDEDDLASSDYSMELLSSPFRTDRSWKAHLSSLCSTIRKRRSGSPHLLCDVNLPWYQYFTHLEDHDPLIYETPEKALAVAPKAFPRVLSNPLQSAGTELGDTGQQWKPILPVQLSQEVVKLECKSVSGAKALFAILTDDEALTVALWDFESHAVTHYQFGNDSVYVDCNEEVPLCLLLTERGLSLILFGLTQEEFLNRLMIYGSAGVVDSVCHLNGWGRCSIPVHALEAGLENRQLDTVDLFLKSKEGLFSLSALRSEAQQCADAASCSFLKNLQELRPALNLLCSAIRENDMEPQSKHFSEQLLNLTLTFLSKQLEEVFVHTEEPDGHLQKAAEILTDYIIELRTFVKNYPRSQVNITDVGSDSDEDLPAVEESRMWEKLTPEEVIAEAILSNKMPEAQTFFRMHRHPAQSLQELIRTGLDLVYGHLLKGNTGEASALLKNMGFDVKQQLHKICFHTVDKDVRDLLVKVLQEENYFSEKEKKMIDFVHQVESLYSESFQENKEMQSLSSVKNWRQDQDSSRHLATLESLMNHDGCRVPSREVRVMLNWAQWWDELHQDMILLPRKQGQGRTSCNPEALWMHLTAQHDWLNISSWIEEFEPNHSLCGQNKWPPLTAGIIDQSMLCSGYMRNDILNKLARNGIFVLSELEDFELLLQRLVSLGGVLQNPHPVPKYSAASGLDFHARFVLHCLEHNLQYMLYTYLDYYSLTPSNCPILDDKELHEAHPWFEFLVQCRGVASNPRDPKMIFQASLANAQILIPSNQASVSSMLLEGRTLLALATTMYAPGGVDQVLQNEDTEKPLKKVDPQLLKMALSPYPKLRAALFPPCTSHGILPPDISLYHLVQSLVPFDPSKLFGWQSTNTLAASDASSDLPHFSSPELVNKYAVMERLDFLYYLRHGRPSFAFGTFLAQQLVKSKSPKQLIQQAGNEAYLLGLSFFNTPSVAAACVCFLELLGLSSLKLRVDIKVANMIFSYKTRNEETQHNQIRESLVEQLMRLADGEKAATEEVLISLEEAFWDSIEHQGIKKTSKDSRQRWSVVMQFCKLHNMKMSTSYLKECAKSNDWLQFIIQAQLYSYKPDEVASVLEGFAPVVQHHLMLALEKSPFLCAAAGCPEGSTGSRRADGLFQILFRCQESPSASCHLLAEGLREHAPVLSVLAACFPEADVIHCLCVWIITSVDNVTRSEATKHIQSSVENHKWDLHDLAVIWKVLLREQKCQTLIRGFQLFLKDSPLLHILEMYELCMSCKKYSEAKTKLDEFQKHLANLQTTDGASGVPVQWVESQALFLLELMMQQCRTEYELGKLLQLFAATDNLLLDGPYVKKLCALSEILKDSSVSIRRSVLTRCSPETFQDECRSILEQLQERGLFSLARQVAALAGLPVDSVVTREILRDVQLLREVGEWDREQTRTTFWKKCNDSFERNSISSKAASDFFLNQANMVCDSSAHEKINSIAERHLLLTLAGHWLAKDVSVALDKLEEIEKQVWICRITQQTLPADEGSGRSRCTSRAAVNGDLTFDSLAKEFSFSKLPALNTPNYLNVEGLEFKECQQTLADGEEESLRFLVGCLLDEGSVHEASRVCHYFHFYSRDVSLVLRCRALASGEADLDKLHTDIQALVAVEKTQESSASQQSRVPSSSSLEDWTHIADPAPDDPIVVSLKALIDECVHGRNYCRQVLCLYELSKELNCSYSEMSALDPEKVLRAILSSQQAERCKRAQAFITTQGLQPETVAELVAKEVVQELLASSEGKGQKQVSNPAAESQAFLQLAKLCQDHTMVGMKLLEKISSVPRGELSCITELLILAHNCFSLTCHMEGITRVLQAARLLTDEHLAPNDEYGLMVRLLTGIGRYNEMTYIFELLHEKHYFEVLMRKKLDPSGTLKTALLDYIKRCRPGDSEKHNMIALCFSMCREIGENHEAAACIQLKLIESQPWEESLQDVANLKKLLMKALTLFIDAAESYSKDSCVRQALRCRRLTKLITLQLHFLSTGQSTMLINRNRQNLMECIVSLPRFYQAAVVAEAYEFVPDWAEVLYQQVIAKGDFSYLEEFKQQRLLKPALFEEIAKKCKQQPPTDAALRNLKKLLTYCEDISTHYRLAYENKFYDVVNVLLKDAQTGCCLNDMLSN, from the exons ATGGCGGGGCCGAACCGGGAGCTGCGCGTGCTGCTGGCGGCCCGCTCGGGAAGGGCGCGGGACGCCGTGCGGGTTCGGCTGAGCGCGGGGCAGGACGcgctgggcagcctgctgcCCCGGCACGGCATCTGCCTGCGGCCGCTGCGGCCGggcggggagcggagcggcgTCCTGCCGGGAGCGTGGGCAGA CTTCGTGTGGGACGGCACGGCAGAGCGAGACCCGGGGGAGAACAGGACGAGAATAGCGGCGGTCAGCGAAAGTCACGAGCTGTTCGTGTATGAAGTCAGCAGAGAGGATGGGAAGTGCGGCCcgcagcccctgcacagctgcGAGGAAACCGCGCTGAAAAAGCTCCTCCAGGATAACGGCATCA GTCTGTCTTCAATCTCGTCTTTGAGGATACTGTCTTTTAAAGACAACAAATGCGTACTGCTGCTCAACAGCTTTATTGTTGTGCATCTGACCTTTCCTGGGGAGCCTTCATCCTGTGAGACCTGTGACTGCTTTACCCTTGATTTGCCTCCACCAGTTTTGGAAAGAATAACAGATATAAACTTCTGCAGGGGGATCCTGTTTTTCTTGGATAGCTCTGGCTGGATCT ATGTGTTTGATTCTTTTGATGGTGCAAATCTAGCACGTATCAACGTGTGGCTCTGCCAGGGAGGTGTGCAGGATGGGGACAGCCGTCCCACCGTCACATCCCCGCTGACTGCACTCAAGGTGTCGTACGATCTCAGCGTTGCTGTGATCATCAATTCTTCCAGCAGTGCCTGTTCTGTGGATCTGAACAAGTACTTCAG ACAGTTCCCTGGGCATTTGATTTGTAAAAGTGATCCTGAAAGCCTTCTGCTGAAGCCGCCTGAGGGAGTTGATGAGGATGACCTCGCTAGTTCTGACtacagcatggagctgctgtcCTCGCCTTTCCGCACAGACAG GTCGTGGAAGGCGCACTTATCCTCCCTGTGCAGCAcaataaggaaaagaagatcTGGTTCCCCACATTTGCTGTGTGATGTGAACTTACCTTGGTATCAGTATTTTACCCATCTTGAAGATCACGATCCCTTAATCTATGAAACCCCTGAGAAGGCACTGGCCGTTGCTCCAAAGGCCTTTCCTCGTGTCCTTTCCAACCCGCTGCAGAGTGCTGGCACAGAGCTTGGTGATACAGGGCAGCAGTGGAAACCAATCCTCCCCGTTCAGTTGTCACAGGAAGTGGTGAAACTGGAGTGTAAATCTGTGTCTGGAGCCAAAGCACTGTTTGCGATCCTAACAGATGACGAGGCATTGACAGTTGCTCTCTGGGATTTCGAGTCCCACGCTGTAACGCATTATCAGTTCGGCAACGATAGCGTTTATGTGGATTGCAATGAGGAGGTGCCGCTATGTCTGCTGCTGACAG AGCGTGGCCTCTCCTTAATTCTGTTTGGCTTAACTCAAGAGGAGTTTTTGAATAGACTGATGATCTATGGCAGCGCTGGAGTTGTAGATTCTGTATGCCATCTCAATGGATGGGGACGGTGTTCGATTCCAGTACATGCACTAGAG GCTGGCTTGGAGAATCGTCAGCTGGACACAGTggacttatttttaaaaagcaaggaagGCCTTTTCAGTCTTTCTGCGCTGCGCTCCGAAGCCCAGCAGTGTGCTgatgctgcctcctgctcctttCTGAAGA ATTTGCAAGAGCTGAGACCAGCCTTAAACTTGCTTTGCTCAGCAATCAGAGAGAATGACATGGAGCCGCAGAGCAAACACttctcagagcagctgctgaaccTCACGTTGACTTTTCTTAGCAAGCAGCTTGAAGAAGTTTTTGTCCACACAGAGG AGCCTGATGGGCACCTGCAGAAGGCTGCGGAGATTTTAACTGATTACATCATTGAGCTTAGGACCTTTGTGAAAAACTATCCTCGATCGCAAGTAAATATCACAGATGTTGGGAGTGATTCTGATGAAGACCTACCTGCAGTAGAGGAAAGCCGGATGTGGGAAAAACTGACACCTGAG GAAGTCATTGCTGAGGCCATCTTAAGCAACAAAATGCCAGAGGCCCAGACCTTCTTTCGAATGCACCGGCATCCTGCTCAGAGCCTTCAGGAACTCATTCGGACGGGTCTGGATCTGGTCTATGGCCATCTTCTGAAGGGCAATACCGGAGAGGCCTCAGCACTTCTGAAGAACATG GGTTTTGATGTGAAGCAGCAATTGCATAAGATATGTTTCCACACGGTTGATAAAGACGTACGAGATTTGCTG GTCAAAGttttacaagaagaaaattatttttctgaaaaagagaagaaaatgatagACTTTGTGCATCAGGTTGAAAGCTTGTACTCGGAGTCCTTCCAAGAGAATAAAGAGATGCAATCTCTTTCCAG TGTAAAGAACTGGAGGCAGGATCAAGACTCTTCCAGACATTTGGCCACTCTGGAGTCGCTGATGAATCACGATGGATGCCGGGTTCCCAGCAGGGAGGTCAGGGTGATGCTGAACTGGGCTCAGTGGTGGGATGAGCTCCATCAGGACATGATTCTTCTCCCCAGAAAACAAGGCCAAG GACGTACCTCATGTAACCCTGAGGCTCTTTGGATGCACCTGACAGCCCAGCACGACTGGCTTAATATCAGTTCATGGATTGAAGAATTTGAGCCCAACCACAGTTTATGTGGACAAAATAAATGGCCACCCCTGACTGCAGGCATCATTGACCAAAGCATGTTGTGTAGTGGTTACATGAGAAATGATATACTGAACAAGCTGGCCAG aaatgggATTTTTGTCCTTTCTGAACTGGAAGATTTTGAACTTCTGCTCCAAAGATTGGTTTCCCTCGGTGGAGTGCTGCAAAACCCTCACCCTGTTCCAAAGTACAGCGCTGCCAGTGGTTTGGACTTCCATGCTCGTTTCGTCCTGCACTGCTTAGAACACAATTTGCAATATATGTTATACACGTACCTAGATTACTACAG TTTAACTCCTTCCAACTGCCCTATTCTGGATGACAAGGAGCTGCATGAAGCACACCCCTGGTTTGAATTCCTCGTGCAGTGCCGCGGGGTTGCCAGTAACCCACGAG ATCCAAAGATGATTTTTCAGGCAAGTCTAGCAAATGCTCAGATCTTGATTCCTAGTAATCAAGCCAGTGTGAGCAGCATGCTGCTGGAGGGACGTACACTGTTAGCACTTGCTACCACCATGTATGCACCTGGAGGCGTTGATCAG GTTCTTCAGAATGAAGATACAGAGAAACCACTAAAGAAAGTTGATCCTCAGCTCTTAAAAATGGCGTTGAGTCCTTACCCCAAACTCAGAGCTGCTCTTTTTCCCCCATGCACCTCTCATGGGATTTTGCCACCTGACATCTCCCTTTACCATCTCGTTCAG TCGTTAGTGCCCTTTGATCCCAGTAAATTATTTGGCTGGCAGTCAACAAATACCCTTGCTGCATCAG ATGCATCAAGTGACCTTCCTCATTTTTCATCCCCTGAACTGGTGAACAAATATGCTGTAATGGAACGACTGGACTTCTTGTACTACCTGCGCCATGGGCGTCCATCGTTTGCCTTTGGTACATTTTTGGCCCAGCAGTTGGTCAAGAGCAAAAGCCCCAAACAGTT GATTCAGCAAGCAGGAAATGAAGCCTATCTTCTGggcctttctttcttcaataCGCCTTCAGTAGCAGCTGCCTGCGTGTGCTTTCTGGAACTGCTTGGGCTCAGCAGCCTCAAACTGAGAGTTGATATTAAGGTTGCAAACATGATATTCAGTtacaaaaccagaaatgaagAAACTCAGCACAATCAAATAAGGGAATCTTTGG TTGAACAGTTAATGAGGTTGGCTGATggtgaaaaagcagcaacagaagaagTTCTTATCTCCTTAGAAGAAGCCTTTTGGGATTCAATTGAGCATCAAGGAATAAAGAA GACATCCAAGGACTCCAGGCAGCGGTGGTCTGTGGTGATGCAGTTCTGCAAACTCCACAACATGAAAATGAGCACCTCGTACCTAAAGGAGTGTGCTAAATCCAACGACTGGCTGCAGTTCATCATCCAGGCCCAGCTGTACAGCTACAAGCCAGATGAG GTCGCGTCTGTCCTTGAAGGCTTTGCTCCCGTCGTACAGCATCACCTGATGCTGGCTCTGGAGAAGTCGCCgtttctgtgtgctgctgcggGGTGTCCTgagggcagcactgggagcagacGTGCAGACGGTCTCTTCCAAATCCTGTTCCGCTGTCAGGAGAGCCCCAGTGCTTCGTGTCACCTTTTGGCTGAGGGACTGAGAGAGCACGCTCCCGTTCTGAGTGTTTTAGCGGCGTGTTTCCCG GAGGCCGACGTTATTCACTGCCTCTGTGTCTGGATAATTACCAGTGTGGATAATGTTACCAGATCGGAAGCAACAAAACATATTCAGAGCTCAGTAGAAAATCACAAGTGGGATCTTCATGACCTGGCAGTTATCTGGAAAGTGCTTTTAAGAGAGCAGAAATGTCAAACGCTTATAAGGGGATTCCAGCTCTTTTTAAAG GATTCCCCTTTACTGCATATACTGGAGATGTATGAACTGTGCATGAGCTGTAAAAAATACAGCGAAGCTAAAACCAAACTGGACGAGTTTCAGAAACACCTCGCAAAT CTTCAGACCACTGATGGAGCTTCAGGAGTCCCCGTGCAGTGGGTGGAATCACAGGCGCTGTTTCTTCTTGAATTGAtgatgcagcagtgcaggacaGAATACGAATTGGGAAAGCTCTTACAGCTGTTTGCTGCCACAGACAATCTTCTGCTTGATG GCCCTTATGTGAAGAAGCTCTGTGCGCTCAGTGAGATCCTGAAGGATTCCTCCGTGTCCATCCGTCGCTCCGTGCTGACCAGGTGCAGCCCAGAAACGTTTCAGGATGAGTGCAGGTCGATCCTGGAGCAGCTCCAAGAGCGAGGACTGTTCTCTCTGGCTCGGCAGGTGGCAGCGCTGGCTGGGCTGCCTGTGGACAGCGTGGTTACCCGAGAG ATTCTGAGAGATGTGCAACTTCTGAGAGAGGTGGGAGAGTGGGATCGAGAGCAAACAAGAACGACGTTCTGGAAAAAGTGTAATGACAGCTTCGAGAGGAATTCCATCTCCAGCAAAGCTGCATCGGATTTCTTTTTGAACCAGGCCAATATGGTGTGTGACTCCTCAGCTCATGAGAAGATCAACAGCATTGCAGAGAGACATTTACTGCTTACCCTGGCTGGCCATTGGCTTGCCAAGGATGTCTCGGTGGCACTGGACAAGTTAGAAGAAATAGAGAAACAGGTCTGGATTTGTCGCATCACACAGCAAACGTTACCTGCAGATGAGGGGTCAGGCAGGTCGAGATGCACCTCCCGTGCTGCAGTGAATGGGGATCTTACTTTTGACAGCTTGGCCAAggagttttctttctcaaagctGCCTGCTTTGAACACACCGAACTACTTGAACGTGGAGGGTCTTGAGTTTAAAGAGTGTCAGCAGACCTTGGCTGATGGTGAGGAGGAGTCGCTCAGGTTTCTGGTCGGATGCCTTCTCGATGAAGGAAGCGTGCACGAAGCCAGCCGTGTTTGTCACTATTTCCACTTCTACAGCAGAGATGTTTCACTGGTGTTGCGCTGCAGAGCCCTGGCCTCAGGGGAGGCTGACCTGGACAAACTACACACAGATATTCAGGCTCTTGTAGCAGTAGAGAAGACACAGGAAAGCAGTGCATCGCAGCAGAGCAGAGTCCCGAGCT CATCGAGCTTGGAGGACTGGACGCACATCGCAGATCCAGCGCCGGATGATCCGATTGTTGTCAGTCTGAAGGCTCTCATAGATGAATGCGTCCACGGGAGGAACTACTGCAGGCAGGTTCTCTGTCTGTATGAACTTTCTAAG GAACTGAACTGCTCCTACAGTGAGATGTCAGCCCTTGACCCTGAGAAAGTGCTCCGAGCAATTCTGTCATCCCAGCAGGCAGAGCGATGCAAGAGGGCTCAGGCATTCATCACCACGCAGGGCCTGCAGCCCGAAACTGTGGCAGAGCTGGTGGCCAAAGAAGTTGTGCAGGAGTTACTGGCCTCTTCGGAAGGAAAAG GACAGAAGCAGGTTTCCAACCCTGCAGCCGAGAGCCAGGCGTTCCTGCAGCTCGCGAAGCTGTGCCAGGACCACACCATGGTGGGCatgaagctgctggagaaaatttCCTCTGTGCCCCGTGGGGAGCTGTCATGCA TTACAGAACTGCTGATTTTGGCCCATAATTGCTTTAGCCTGACTTGCCACATGGAAGGAATCACCAGagtcctgcaggcagcacgGCTCCTCACAGATGAGCACTTGGCACCTAATGATGAGTATGGACTAATG GTTCGCCTTCTCACTGGGATCGGCAGGTACAATGAGATGACCTACATATTTGAGCTGCTGCACGAGAAGCATTACTTTGAAGTGCTCATGAGAAAGAAGTTAGACCCG AGCGGGACGCTGAAGACAGCTCTGCTGGATTATATCAAGCGCTGCCGCCCAGGGGACAGCGAGAAGCACAACATGATTGCCCTTTGCTTCAGCATGTGCCGGGAGATCGGAGAGAATCACGAGGCTGCTGCCTGCATACAGCTGAAACTCATTGAATCTCAGCCATGGG AGGAGTCTCTTCAGGATGTTGCAAACTTAAAGAAACTGCTGATGAAAGCTCTGACCCTCTTCATTGATGCAGCAGAGAGTTACTCTAAG GACTCCTGTGTCCGCCAGGCCCTGCGCTGCCGCCGCCTCACGAAGCTGATCACTCTGCAGCTGCATTTCCTGAGCACTGGTCAGAGCACGATGCTGATTAACAGGAACAGGCAGAACCTGATGGAGTGCATCGTGTCCTTGCCGCGATTCTATCAA gcGGCTGTTGTGGCCGAGGCGTACGAGTTTGTTCCGGACTGGGCTGAAGTTCTGTACCAGCAGGTGATCGCTAAGGGGGACTTCAGTTACTTAGAAGAATTCAAACAGCAGAGACTGCTGAAGCCGGCCTTGTTCGAGGAGATCGCCAAGAA GTGTAAGCAGCAGCCACCCACTGATGCTGCTCTGAGGAACCTGAAGAAGCTGCTGACGTACTGCGAGGACATCTCCACCCACTACAGGCTGGCGTATGAGAACAAGTTCTATGACGTGGTCAATGTGCTCCTGAAGGACGCCCAGACCGGATGCTGCCTTAATGATATGTTATCCAACTAG